The following are from one region of the Alicyclobacillus fastidiosus genome:
- a CDS encoding MFS transporter, protein MGEQRASTSNRQMLWALGLGGFLVNADNRAIAPMLPAIAHSLHTTSASAALLVTAYSIPYGAFQLVYGPIAEKIGKVNTILIALSLFAVGTVCCGLVDRFSWLLLLRFVTGMFAAGIIPTTLAQIGDRFQISERPKAIAFFMSFSTSGQAMGIVIGGLVAQFLSYRMLFILLAVLSVPAVYAMLRQRHNPSSVAAPEADSLFRRYRMLMTTRRAWIVYGLIFTEGLVFYGGFTFLGVFGVTSLHLSYLVIGLLTATYSVGAFVGSRTITTVLARLGTKRMPILGSLLMTLGFGVIWGWQSVAALTCGFIVLGFGFSYCHSTLQTFATDLLPNGRATAVSVFAFCLFLGSGLGPVGAGRILDAYGAGSMLGAVTCAMFIFSSMCFAATRQKSGLGVVGVERTERSL, encoded by the coding sequence ATGGGAGAACAACGAGCCAGTACATCCAATCGACAAATGTTGTGGGCACTTGGTTTGGGAGGATTCTTGGTGAACGCCGACAATCGTGCCATCGCGCCGATGCTTCCCGCTATAGCTCACTCGCTTCACACGACGTCTGCGTCTGCAGCGCTGCTCGTCACGGCCTATTCGATCCCCTATGGAGCATTTCAACTGGTCTATGGGCCGATCGCTGAGAAAATTGGTAAAGTCAACACCATTCTCATCGCACTCTCCTTATTTGCGGTGGGGACCGTATGTTGTGGGCTCGTTGACCGATTTTCTTGGCTGTTGCTCCTGAGGTTTGTCACTGGCATGTTTGCAGCGGGGATCATCCCGACGACACTCGCACAAATTGGGGATCGCTTTCAGATCTCGGAAAGGCCGAAAGCTATCGCATTCTTTATGTCCTTCTCGACGTCCGGTCAGGCCATGGGGATCGTCATCGGGGGACTCGTTGCTCAATTCCTCAGTTATCGAATGCTGTTTATCCTGCTTGCAGTGCTGTCCGTGCCAGCGGTTTACGCGATGCTGCGCCAACGGCACAATCCATCCAGCGTGGCTGCCCCGGAAGCGGATTCGTTGTTCCGACGGTATCGGATGTTGATGACGACGCGCCGCGCGTGGATTGTCTATGGTCTCATCTTTACCGAAGGACTGGTTTTCTATGGCGGTTTCACATTTCTTGGCGTGTTTGGCGTCACGTCGTTGCACCTGTCTTATTTGGTGATAGGTTTATTGACCGCGACGTACAGCGTTGGGGCGTTTGTCGGGAGTCGAACGATCACGACGGTCCTCGCTCGGCTTGGCACCAAGCGCATGCCGATTCTGGGATCCCTACTGATGACACTTGGTTTCGGTGTCATATGGGGGTGGCAGAGCGTCGCTGCGCTGACATGCGGATTTATCGTTCTCGGGTTCGGGTTTAGCTATTGCCATTCCACCTTGCAGACGTTCGCAACCGATTTGTTGCCAAATGGGCGGGCTACTGCGGTGTCTGTATTTGCATTCTGTCTCTTTCTTGGCAGCGGCCTAGGTCCGGTTGGCGCTGGGCGCATTTTGGACGCCTACGGAGCCGGGTCCATGCTTGGAGCCGTGACATGTGCAATGTTCATCTTTTCGTCCATGTGTTTTGCAGCCACGCGACAAAAGAGCGGGCTCGGCGTAGTCGGAGTAGAGCGCACTGAGCGTTCGCTCTAA
- the tyrS gene encoding tyrosine--tRNA ligase: MNILEELEFRGLVFQTTDRSELEKLLTEQSISLYVGFDPTADSLHIGSLLPILTLRRFQLAGHKPIALVGGATGLIGDPSGKKQERTLNGPETVANWTQKIHTQLSRFIDFEAPQNAGIVVNNYDWTGDMSVIEFLRDVGKNFSLNTMLNRESVSARLETGISFTEFSYMLLQSNDFLELSRRHDCVLQIGGSDQWGNIVGGIDLIRRVTGQQAYGLTIPLVTKSDGTKFGKTESGAIWLDASKTSVYQFYQFWLNTQDDDVIKFLKYFTFLSKEEIEELEREVADNPGARKAQKTLAEHVTTLVHGEAQTERAIRMSNVLFGGDIKELSVDEIQEVFEGVPSTSLQSDHATDIVSLLVASGACASKRQAREDVTNGAITVNGDKVTDLEREFTREEMFGGQFLVIRRGKKKYFLVKFE; the protein is encoded by the coding sequence TTGAATATCTTAGAGGAATTAGAGTTTCGGGGCCTTGTGTTTCAAACGACGGATCGGTCTGAACTGGAGAAGTTGCTCACCGAGCAGTCAATCAGTCTATACGTGGGATTTGATCCGACGGCTGACAGTTTACATATCGGGAGTCTGCTTCCTATCCTGACGCTGCGCCGGTTTCAGTTGGCGGGTCATAAGCCGATCGCGCTTGTCGGCGGTGCGACGGGCTTGATTGGCGACCCGAGCGGCAAGAAGCAGGAGCGAACGCTGAATGGGCCCGAAACGGTTGCGAATTGGACCCAAAAAATTCATACGCAACTGTCGCGGTTCATTGATTTTGAGGCTCCGCAAAATGCGGGAATCGTGGTCAACAACTACGATTGGACCGGGGACATGAGCGTCATCGAGTTTCTGCGAGACGTCGGCAAAAACTTCAGTCTGAACACCATGCTCAACCGTGAGTCCGTGTCGGCTCGCCTGGAGACGGGCATCTCCTTCACCGAGTTCAGCTACATGTTGTTGCAATCGAACGATTTTCTGGAGTTGTCTCGTCGACACGATTGTGTGCTGCAGATTGGTGGTTCTGATCAGTGGGGCAACATCGTCGGCGGAATTGACTTGATCCGTCGAGTCACGGGGCAGCAGGCGTACGGTTTGACGATCCCGCTGGTCACCAAATCCGACGGTACCAAGTTTGGTAAGACCGAATCAGGGGCTATCTGGCTGGACGCGAGCAAGACGTCGGTGTATCAATTCTACCAGTTCTGGCTCAACACCCAGGACGACGACGTGATCAAGTTCCTCAAGTACTTCACGTTCTTGTCCAAGGAAGAGATCGAGGAGTTGGAACGGGAAGTCGCGGACAACCCGGGTGCACGCAAAGCACAAAAGACGTTGGCGGAACACGTGACGACGCTTGTGCACGGCGAGGCGCAGACAGAGCGGGCGATCAGGATGTCGAATGTGTTGTTTGGCGGTGACATCAAGGAACTGAGCGTCGATGAGATTCAAGAAGTCTTCGAAGGCGTTCCGTCTACGAGCTTGCAGAGCGACCACGCAACTGACATCGTGTCTCTACTCGTCGCCAGTGGGGCGTGTGCGTCGAAGCGACAGGCGCGTGAGGACGTCACCAACGGAGCTATCACCGTCAATGGCGACAAAGTGACGGACTTGGAACGCGAATTCACCCGCGAAGAGATGTTCGGGGGGCAATTCTTGGTCATTCGGCGCGGGAAGAAAAAGTATTTCCTCGTCAAATTTGAGTAG
- a CDS encoding AbrB family transcriptional regulator, producing MPVELRRTLHIDVRDPLEIYTAGDRIMLRKYEVSCIFCDSTEAVSAFQEKPVCDNCRLELLELATSPNT from the coding sequence ATGCCCGTTGAACTGCGCAGGACATTGCACATCGACGTGCGCGATCCGCTGGAGATCTACACGGCAGGCGACCGGATCATGCTGCGGAAATATGAGGTATCGTGCATTTTTTGCGATAGTACGGAAGCTGTGTCAGCGTTCCAGGAGAAACCTGTGTGCGACAATTGCCGCTTAGAGCTCCTTGAACTCGCCACGTCCCCAAACACCTGA
- a CDS encoding RidA family protein, giving the protein MRDRVHVLSAGPWEPIIGYSRAIRIGNRVVVAGTTAIQDQGVVGEGDTYKQSVYVLKIIEKALASVGAQMSDVIVTRIFVTDMSQKEGVVKAHREVFQDVRPVTTIVEVKALIDPRLLVEMEVEAVLCE; this is encoded by the coding sequence ATGCGTGACAGGGTTCACGTGCTATCTGCTGGGCCATGGGAGCCTATCATTGGCTATAGCCGTGCGATTCGAATTGGTAATCGGGTTGTCGTAGCCGGTACGACTGCCATTCAGGATCAGGGCGTCGTCGGTGAAGGGGACACATACAAGCAGTCTGTCTACGTGCTGAAAATCATCGAAAAGGCTTTGGCGTCAGTGGGCGCACAGATGTCTGACGTGATTGTCACAAGGATTTTTGTGACCGACATGTCGCAGAAGGAGGGCGTTGTGAAAGCGCATCGCGAGGTTTTTCAGGACGTGCGACCAGTCACTACCATCGTGGAAGTGAAGGCACTCATCGATCCCAGACTGCTTGTCGAGATGGAGGTAGAAGCCGTCCTTTGTGAGTAA